The sequence below is a genomic window from Chlamydiifrater volucris.
GTAAAAATAATAAGAGAAGTCGGAAGAGATTTTCCTGAATTGAATATTAAAACAAGGATATCCAAACATAGAGTTAAAATTTTAAATTCCCCTTTAGAGCTCTATTCTAAAAGTATATCGGCGATATTGAGGTTAACGGAAGAAATTCAAAACTCTCTAGATTATTTTCCAGATTCTCCGCTATTAGAGCGTTTAGAAAG
It includes:
- a CDS encoding virulence factor, whose product is MNDDSNFQGSFVKIIREVGRDFPELNIKTRISKHRVKILNSPLELYSKSISAILRLTEEIQNSLDYFPDSPLLERLE